AGACAAATCGAAAAGTGTGAAGACAGTGCTGATGCAGCTTTTCGAGGAAAGTGGTAATTTTGATGTCGAGGGTGTGGACACTACAAATGCATGTTATGGTGGCACGTCTGCATTGTTCAACGCAGTTTCATGGGTCGAATCCAGTGCTTGGGATGGTCGTTATGCCCTTGTCGTATGTGGTGATATTGCTGTGTACGCGAAAGGTAATGCTCGGCCAACAGGTGGGGCGGGAGCCGTTGCTATGCTGGTTGGTGCTAATGCTCCTCTTGTCATAGAAACAAGTGCTCGGGCAACATTTATGAAACATGCTTATGATTTTTAcaagcccaatctctcttctgaataTCCAGTAGTTGATGGTAAATTGTCAGTTAAGTGCTATTTAAGTGCACTGGACAACTGCTATCAGCTGTACTGCAGCaaagcagaaaaacatcttaaTGGTAACAAGATTAACTTGGAATACTTCGATGCAATGATCTTCCATTCCCCTTATTGTAAATTAGTGCAAAAATCACTGGCACGTTTAATGTTGAATGATTTTATACGTTCTCCTCAAGATATTCTTGCAAAGTATCCAGGGCTTCAGAAATTTCAAGGCGTAGATCTTGAAAACACGTATTTTGACAGAGACATAGAAAAGGAATTCATGACTTGCAGCAAAAATGCCTTTGAAGAAAAGACTCTTCCCTCTCTACTGTTAGCGAGAGAAGTGGGCAATATGTACACCCCATCTTTATATGGATGTCTGGTATCATTACTTATAAGTAAAAGTGCTGAACATCTTGCAGGAAAAAGAATCGGTCTTTTTTCTTATGGCTCTGGGTTGGCTTCCTCCATGTATTCTGTGAAGGTGGCAGAAGATATTTCAGAAGGATCATCTTTGAGACACATTATTACTAATCTTGGTCACATCAGCACTCAACTGAAAAGCAGAACATGTGTGTCTCCAAGCGATTTTTCTTCTATAATGGAACTTCGTGAAAAAAACCATCATAAGGCACCATACACTCCTGAAGGTCCCATAGATACGCTCTTTCCAGGAACCTGGTATTTGGAGTCAATAGATGAACTGCATCGTCGAGTGTACAAAAAGGCTGCCTAATGTTTGTTTAAAGTagtaatttttttagaaacattgcaGTTTTAAATATCAAATATTTCTCAATCAGTTCACTGTTTACTCGAAGAAGTGTACCATCCCTTGATTTGTGTTCGCTTGAACTAGCTCATTGAGAGAGAAACCAATAGAAGTGTTGCTTATGCTCTACATGATTTTGTGTTaatcatgaagatgaaatggattgACTATTTCTTTTGTGCCCAAGGAAGTTGTTAAGTAATGTAAATACTTGGCC
The Schistocerca gregaria isolate iqSchGreg1 chromosome 1, iqSchGreg1.2, whole genome shotgun sequence genome window above contains:
- the LOC126284483 gene encoding hydroxymethylglutaryl-CoA synthase 1, whose translation is MSARPSNVGVVAIEQIFPSQYVDQSELEAFDGVSAGKYTIGLGQSKMGFCSDREDINSLCLTVVSKLMQRNNISYKEIGRLEVGTETIIDKSKSVKTVLMQLFEESGNFDVEGVDTTNACYGGTSALFNAVSWVESSAWDGRYALVVCGDIAVYAKGNARPTGGAGAVAMLVGANAPLVIETSARATFMKHAYDFYKPNLSSEYPVVDGKLSVKCYLSALDNCYQLYCSKAEKHLNGNKINLEYFDAMIFHSPYCKLVQKSLARLMLNDFIRSPQDILAKYPGLQKFQGVDLENTYFDRDIEKEFMTCSKNAFEEKTLPSLLLAREVGNMYTPSLYGCLVSLLISKSAEHLAGKRIGLFSYGSGLASSMYSVKVAEDISEGSSLRHIITNLGHISTQLKSRTCVSPSDFSSIMELREKNHHKAPYTPEGPIDTLFPGTWYLESIDELHRRVYKKAA